In one Thermaerobacter sp. PB12/4term genomic region, the following are encoded:
- a CDS encoding c-type cytochrome — MSKRKVVALSLLWVLILIIQGYWLFESQRMTKASAAAREEQAAHGAQLYAQNCMLCHGPVGEGIIGPPLNREEFRAEGKTPIQAATIQDFLTKVIARGRPGFDHNTWEIEDGKIHSYTRMPTWSTADNGPLNEQQIRDLVTFLMYGNWQEPSKHAAAPEVARLTVTEYVQNQDTGQQEQRTRPVTAQDLDVKAAGLTDEENQRAKELFVKMNCIQCHTLGSYGGVVGPNLTRAGEWLPSLEFTERWITDPQSFEPWERMPSVWHGQGTPVDLTEVYRKEAEKFRSIMPPYKDALSQEEIRLLARFLMGLGDVDQRAAQEPNPAESAGNTGEQGQGQGGGSGSQGGGAGGGS; from the coding sequence TTGAGCAAGCGCAAAGTCGTCGCCCTGTCACTGCTCTGGGTGCTGATCCTGATCATCCAGGGGTACTGGCTCTTCGAAAGCCAGCGCATGACCAAGGCGTCGGCGGCGGCGCGGGAAGAACAGGCCGCCCACGGCGCCCAGCTCTACGCCCAGAACTGCATGCTGTGCCACGGGCCGGTGGGCGAGGGCATCATCGGCCCCCCCCTGAACCGGGAGGAGTTCCGGGCCGAGGGCAAGACGCCCATCCAGGCCGCGACCATCCAGGACTTCCTGACCAAGGTGATCGCTCGCGGCCGGCCGGGGTTCGACCACAACACGTGGGAGATCGAGGACGGCAAGATCCACTCGTATACCCGGATGCCCACTTGGTCGACCGCGGATAACGGGCCGCTCAACGAGCAGCAGATCCGCGACCTGGTGACCTTCCTGATGTACGGGAACTGGCAGGAGCCCAGCAAGCATGCCGCGGCTCCCGAGGTGGCGCGCCTCACCGTGACGGAATACGTCCAGAACCAGGATACCGGCCAGCAGGAGCAGCGTACCCGGCCGGTGACGGCGCAGGATCTGGACGTCAAGGCGGCGGGCCTGACGGACGAAGAGAACCAGCGGGCCAAGGAACTCTTCGTCAAGATGAACTGCATCCAGTGCCACACCCTGGGCAGCTACGGCGGGGTGGTCGGGCCCAACCTGACCCGCGCCGGGGAATGGCTCCCCAGCCTGGAGTTCACCGAGCGCTGGATCACCGACCCGCAGTCCTTCGAGCCCTGGGAGCGGATGCCCTCCGTGTGGCATGGTCAGGGCACCCCGGTGGACCTGACCGAGGTGTATCGCAAGGAAGCGGAGAAGTTCCGCAGCATCATGCCGCCGTACAAGGATGCCCTGTCACAGGAGGAGATTCGCCTGCTGGCCCGCTTCTTGATGGGTCTCGGCGACGTGGACCAGCGCGCCGCCCAGGAGCCCAACCCGGCTGAAAGTGCCGGCAATACGGGTGAGCAGGGGCAAGGACAAGGCGGCGGGTCGGGTTCCCAGGGTGGTGGCGCCGGCGGTGGCTCCTGA
- a CDS encoding menaquinol-cytochrome C reductase has product MAQPQPAPAATGEEPQRPNPKEQVTVWPHLLLIEFVGALIYTIGLSLLAILIKAPLLELANPSHTPNPAKAPWYFLNLQELLLHMHPSLAGVIVPGLVLVLIAAIPYIDTDPSDTGVWFAGEKGLRIFKFSFLYTSLIVLGLILFDAFFAVNVGGVDYIGTRGLVAAVFGLFMSPEAIHAQAQLVEHIAGVVIPLIVMAAVPGVLAVIVRRRYQANTRETIIALFTVFVASYFVLTIIGTGFRGESLHLVWPWQLEPPH; this is encoded by the coding sequence GTGGCACAGCCACAACCGGCGCCGGCCGCGACCGGCGAGGAGCCGCAGCGGCCGAACCCCAAGGAACAGGTGACGGTCTGGCCCCACTTGCTGCTGATCGAATTCGTCGGGGCCCTGATCTACACCATCGGCCTGTCGCTTCTGGCCATCCTGATCAAGGCGCCCCTTCTGGAGCTGGCCAACCCGTCCCACACGCCCAACCCGGCCAAGGCGCCCTGGTACTTCCTCAACCTGCAGGAGCTGCTGCTGCACATGCACCCCAGCCTGGCCGGCGTCATCGTGCCGGGGCTCGTGCTGGTGCTGATCGCGGCCATCCCCTACATCGATACGGACCCCTCGGATACCGGCGTGTGGTTCGCGGGCGAGAAAGGCTTGCGGATCTTCAAGTTCTCCTTCCTGTACACGTCGCTGATCGTGCTGGGCCTGATCCTGTTTGACGCTTTCTTCGCGGTCAACGTAGGGGGCGTCGACTACATCGGCACCCGCGGCCTGGTCGCCGCGGTGTTCGGCCTGTTCATGAGCCCCGAGGCGATCCACGCCCAGGCGCAGCTGGTGGAGCACATCGCCGGCGTGGTGATCCCGCTGATCGTCATGGCGGCGGTGCCGGGCGTGCTGGCGGTCATCGTGCGCCGGCGTTACCAGGCCAACACCCGGGAGACCATCATCGCGCTGTTCACGGTGTTCGTCGCCTCGTACTTCGTTTTGACCATCATCGGCACCGGCTTCCGCGGCGAGAGCCTGCACCTGGTGTGGCCGTGGCAGCTGGAACCGCCCCACTGA
- a CDS encoding ubiquinol-cytochrome c reductase iron-sulfur subunit: protein MADERERSPEVGKDQPATGAEAGSPDQAEPAGGASGTSQGTPVAAGGASAGQGGQGGQEAAGASARPKVDPEKLAAARAAAAKAAAAKAEAGAGKGGGAGGPGSAAGAAARPAARAGGHGAAARRDEPVTRRDFLHWALWGSALLWLGQFAGNFAYYFWPRKVGFFGQKINIGPVSNFPVGSVTKVDAGKFYLVHTEQGLIALYWRCTHLGCTVPWKPEERPDAGGCFCCPCHGSQFNKVGEKIGGPAPRPMDYFPIEIDAAGNVWVDTGRVQQRQAFDPSQLTPVS from the coding sequence ATGGCCGACGAACGCGAGCGCAGCCCGGAAGTCGGCAAGGATCAGCCGGCGACCGGCGCTGAAGCGGGAAGCCCGGACCAGGCCGAGCCGGCAGGCGGAGCGTCCGGCACCTCCCAGGGTACTCCCGTAGCCGCGGGCGGAGCGTCTGCGGGCCAGGGAGGCCAGGGGGGGCAGGAGGCCGCCGGCGCGTCGGCGCGGCCCAAGGTGGATCCGGAAAAGCTGGCCGCAGCCAGGGCAGCCGCAGCCAAGGCGGCAGCTGCGAAGGCGGAGGCCGGAGCGGGCAAGGGTGGCGGAGCCGGGGGGCCGGGATCCGCAGCCGGTGCGGCGGCCAGACCCGCGGCCCGGGCCGGTGGGCATGGTGCCGCCGCCCGCCGGGACGAGCCCGTTACGCGCCGCGACTTCCTGCACTGGGCCCTCTGGGGATCGGCCTTGCTCTGGCTCGGCCAGTTCGCCGGGAACTTCGCCTATTACTTCTGGCCGCGGAAGGTCGGCTTCTTCGGGCAGAAGATCAACATCGGGCCGGTGTCCAACTTCCCGGTGGGGTCGGTCACCAAGGTGGACGCGGGCAAGTTCTACCTGGTGCACACGGAGCAGGGGCTCATCGCCCTGTACTGGCGCTGCACCCACCTGGGCTGCACGGTGCCGTGGAAGCCGGAAGAACGGCCCGACGCGGGCGGCTGCTTCTGCTGCCCCTGCCACGGTTCGCAGTTCAACAAGGTCGGTGAGAAGATCGGCGGCCCTGCCCCGCGGCCTATGGACTACTTCCCCATCGAGATCGATGCCGCGGGCAACGTGTGGGTCGACACCGGCCGTGTGCAGCAGCGCCAGGCCTTTGACCCCAGCCAGCTGACACCGGTCTCGTAA